In Burkholderiales bacterium, a single genomic region encodes these proteins:
- a CDS encoding amino acid ABC transporter permease, producing the protein MNYHWHWSVFLQEPMPGTTYLDWLLSGLELTLTIGLGGWLIALVLGTFLGVLRTLPGRLASGLAVAYVELFRNVPLLVQLFMWYFVAPEFLPGDLGQRVKALNPLMQQLLAAILCLGMFTAARICEQVRAGIESVSGGQALAGLALGLTRVQTYRFVILPVALRIILPPLTSEFMTIFKNSAVASMIGLLELAAQGRQLVDYTSQPYESFLAVTLLYLAVNMGALATMRWVERRSRIPGLLGTRER; encoded by the coding sequence ATGAACTATCACTGGCATTGGTCGGTCTTCCTCCAGGAACCGATGCCCGGGACCACCTACCTCGACTGGCTGCTGTCGGGACTGGAGTTGACGTTGACGATCGGCCTCGGAGGCTGGCTGATCGCCCTCGTGCTGGGAACATTCCTCGGCGTGCTGCGCACGCTCCCCGGCCGCCTGGCATCGGGTCTCGCCGTCGCGTACGTCGAGTTGTTCCGCAATGTTCCGCTGCTGGTGCAGCTGTTCATGTGGTATTTCGTCGCTCCCGAGTTCCTGCCTGGCGATCTCGGACAACGCGTCAAGGCGCTGAATCCGCTGATGCAGCAGCTCCTCGCGGCCATCCTGTGCCTGGGCATGTTCACGGCGGCGCGGATCTGCGAGCAGGTGCGCGCGGGCATCGAGTCCGTGTCCGGGGGACAGGCCCTCGCCGGTCTCGCGCTCGGCCTCACTCGGGTCCAGACCTACCGGTTCGTGATCCTGCCTGTTGCGTTGCGCATCATCCTGCCTCCGCTGACCTCCGAGTTCATGACCATCTTCAAGAACTCCGCCGTCGCGTCGATGATCGGGTTGCTGGAACTCGCGGCCCAGGGCCGGCAGCTCGTCGACTACACGTCGCAGCCCTACGAATCGTTCCTCGCGGTGACGCTCCTCTATCTCGCCGTCAACATGGGAGCGCTCGCCACGATGCGCTGGGTCGAGAGGAGGAGCCGCATTCCCGGCCTGCTGGGCACGCGAGAGCGGTGA
- a CDS encoding ABC transporter permease subunit (The N-terminal region of this protein, as described by TIGR01726, is a three transmembrane segment that identifies a subfamily of ABC transporter permease subunits, which specificities that include histidine, arginine, glutamine, glutamate, L-cystine (sic), the opines (in Agrobacterium) octopine and nopaline, etc.), with protein sequence MAYQLDFSKIDANTLALLGEGMLVSLKITGVAVLVGVMLGTAIALMRLAPWTALSASAKLYVNTFRSIPLVLVLLWFFLVVPQVLQSVFGLSPTTDVRMASALVAFSLFEAAYFSEIIRAGIQSIPRGQFHAAQALGMTHVQVMRLIVLPQAFRNMTPLLVTQVVVLFQDTALVYVSALADFFGRAYGIGERDGRIVEMLLFAGAVYFVICFAASTFVRTLQRGRAH encoded by the coding sequence ATGGCCTACCAGCTCGACTTCAGCAAGATCGACGCGAACACCCTCGCCCTGCTCGGGGAGGGCATGCTGGTATCGCTGAAGATCACCGGCGTCGCGGTGCTGGTCGGGGTCATGCTGGGGACCGCCATCGCGCTGATGCGCCTCGCGCCCTGGACCGCGCTCTCGGCGTCGGCCAAGCTCTACGTCAACACGTTCCGGTCCATACCGCTGGTGCTGGTGCTCCTGTGGTTCTTCCTCGTCGTCCCTCAGGTCCTGCAATCGGTGTTCGGCCTGTCGCCCACCACCGACGTCCGGATGGCGTCCGCGCTCGTGGCGTTCTCGCTGTTCGAAGCGGCCTACTTCTCGGAGATCATCCGGGCGGGCATCCAGAGCATTCCCCGCGGCCAGTTCCATGCCGCACAGGCACTCGGGATGACCCACGTCCAGGTCATGCGGCTGATCGTGCTGCCGCAGGCGTTCCGGAACATGACCCCGCTGCTCGTCACCCAGGTCGTGGTCCTGTTCCAGGACACCGCCCTCGTCTACGTCAGCGCGTTGGCCGACTTCTTCGGGCGCGCATACGGCATCGGGGAGCGCGACGGACGGATCGTGGAGATGCTGCTATTCGCGGGCGCAGTCTACTTCGTCATCTGCTTTGCCGCATCGACGTTCGTTCGGACGCTTCAGCGCGGAAGGGCGCATTGA
- a CDS encoding alpha/beta hydrolase, with product MTGGPVSGDGSRARHVECLAGGKLHRLAYREWGDPGNPRVAVCVHALTRNSRDFGPLARALGPRWRVVAPDMPGRGASDRLADPMLYQVPTYVADAITLLARLNVEEVAWVGISLGALMGMTIAAMDRTPIRRLVVSDAGPVLARAALERIAGYVGVATSFPNYDAAFAAIRAISEPFGPHSDDEWRFLVDNVLVRRPDGTWTLHYDPAIAIPFRAGLAVPGDVDLWSIFDAIRAPTLVLRGERSDLLSADTARQMTERGPKAELVTLPGVGHAPTLVPAAQIEVVRAFLESRR from the coding sequence ATGACGGGCGGTCCGGTGTCGGGCGACGGCTCGCGCGCGCGGCACGTCGAGTGCCTCGCGGGCGGGAAGCTCCACCGCCTCGCCTACCGCGAGTGGGGCGATCCGGGCAACCCGCGCGTCGCGGTGTGCGTCCACGCGCTGACGCGCAACTCGCGCGACTTCGGGCCGCTCGCGCGCGCGCTTGGCCCCCGCTGGCGGGTCGTCGCGCCCGACATGCCCGGGCGCGGTGCGAGCGACCGCCTCGCCGATCCGATGCTCTACCAGGTGCCGACCTACGTCGCCGACGCGATCACGCTCCTCGCGCGCCTGAACGTCGAGGAGGTCGCCTGGGTCGGGATCTCGCTCGGCGCGCTGATGGGCATGACGATCGCGGCGATGGATCGCACGCCGATCCGCCGGCTGGTCGTGAGCGACGCCGGGCCGGTGCTCGCGCGCGCCGCGCTCGAGCGCATCGCGGGTTATGTCGGCGTCGCGACGTCGTTCCCGAACTACGATGCGGCATTCGCGGCGATCCGCGCGATCAGTGAACCGTTCGGGCCGCACAGCGACGACGAGTGGCGCTTCCTCGTCGACAACGTCCTCGTGCGGCGTCCCGACGGCACCTGGACGCTGCACTACGATCCGGCGATCGCGATCCCGTTTCGCGCGGGGCTCGCGGTTCCGGGCGACGTCGACCTGTGGAGCATCTTCGACGCGATCCGCGCGCCCACGCTCGTCCTGCGCGGCGAGCGCTCGGATCTCCTGTCGGCGGACACCGCGCGGCAGATGACCGAGCGGGGACCGAAGGCCGAACTCGTCACGCTGCCCGGCGTCGGGCACGCGCCGACGCTCGTGCCTGCGGCGCAGATCGAAGTCGTGCGGGCGTTCCTCGAGTCGCGGCGATAG
- a CDS encoding PaaI family thioesterase — protein sequence MNDAHFTRMAASLRQRGDGRLPGLVGFRFVSVAQGRLDAELDIRADLLAPNGYLHAATVIALADTACGYGCLAHLPDDDHNFTTVELKCNFLSTAREGTLACVATATHLGRTTQVWDAVVTRKADGAKLALFRCTQMVLPPRRSAA from the coding sequence ATGAACGACGCGCACTTCACCCGCATGGCGGCGAGCCTCCGGCAGCGGGGCGACGGACGTCTGCCGGGACTCGTCGGCTTCCGGTTCGTGTCGGTGGCGCAGGGCCGCCTCGACGCCGAGCTCGACATCCGTGCAGACCTCCTCGCGCCCAACGGCTACCTGCACGCCGCGACGGTCATCGCGCTCGCCGACACCGCATGCGGCTACGGCTGCCTCGCGCACCTGCCCGACGACGACCACAACTTCACGACGGTCGAACTCAAGTGCAATTTCCTGTCGACGGCACGCGAGGGCACGCTCGCGTGCGTCGCGACCGCAACGCACCTCGGCCGCACGACGCAGGTGTGGGACGCGGTGGTGACGCGCAAGGCCGATGGCGCGAAGCTCGCGTTGTTCCGCTGCACGCAGATGGTGCTGCCGCCGCGCCGGAGCGCGGCATGA
- a CDS encoding DUF3422 domain-containing protein, whose product MRARPIDDPQRRVLHDEIHARPPARLLTPERVGHLALRIPPGEAAAEEAALRSLALQHGLPEPAFASGYLWLDCGAYRLKWERHTEYSGFTVFRAIGDDASADASAFDEVPAVWRARLPGTTIVHAEVDVRDGTGTDIAAEVAAFGDASIIGARVSGGSGIVLTDLRMDEEGCTRFAVYDVSLTGRQAGRIVQRLLEIETYRMMALLAFPVARESGALLGDAERRLSAITARMVATTPADEGALLDDLMRLAAEVEERDAATRFRFGAAHAYHDLVRQRIAELREERLPGVQTMQEFMERRLAPAMATCSSAARRQDELSARIARAGQLLRTKVEVALQRQNRSLLESMNRRARLQLRLQQTVEGLSIAAITYYVAGLVGYLAKSAKALGVPVEPELAVGASIPIVALALALALRRVRRGLDGPAA is encoded by the coding sequence ATGCGCGCCCGCCCGATCGACGACCCGCAACGGCGGGTCCTCCACGACGAGATCCACGCGCGGCCGCCGGCGCGGCTCCTGACGCCGGAGCGCGTCGGGCACCTGGCGCTGCGCATTCCGCCCGGCGAGGCGGCCGCCGAGGAAGCCGCGCTCCGCTCGCTCGCGCTCCAGCACGGGCTTCCGGAGCCGGCGTTCGCATCCGGGTACCTGTGGCTCGACTGCGGCGCCTACCGGCTCAAGTGGGAGCGGCACACCGAGTACTCCGGATTCACCGTGTTCCGCGCGATCGGCGACGACGCGAGCGCGGATGCGAGCGCGTTCGACGAGGTGCCCGCGGTCTGGCGCGCGCGCCTGCCGGGCACGACGATCGTCCATGCCGAAGTCGACGTGCGCGACGGCACGGGGACCGACATCGCGGCGGAGGTGGCCGCCTTCGGGGACGCCTCGATCATCGGCGCGCGCGTGTCGGGCGGGTCGGGCATCGTGCTCACCGATCTGCGCATGGACGAAGAGGGCTGCACGCGCTTCGCCGTGTACGACGTCTCGCTCACCGGCCGGCAGGCCGGCCGTATCGTGCAGCGCCTGCTCGAGATCGAGACCTACCGGATGATGGCGCTGCTCGCGTTCCCGGTCGCTCGCGAGTCCGGCGCGCTCCTCGGCGACGCCGAGCGCCGCCTTTCCGCGATCACGGCGCGGATGGTCGCGACGACGCCCGCCGACGAGGGCGCGCTGCTCGACGACCTGATGCGGCTCGCGGCGGAGGTCGAGGAACGCGATGCCGCGACGCGCTTCCGCTTCGGCGCGGCGCACGCCTACCACGACCTCGTGCGCCAGCGCATCGCCGAGTTGCGCGAGGAGCGCCTGCCGGGCGTGCAGACGATGCAGGAGTTCATGGAACGCCGGCTCGCGCCGGCGATGGCGACCTGCAGTTCCGCGGCGCGCCGCCAGGACGAACTCTCGGCCCGGATCGCGCGCGCGGGACAACTGCTGCGCACCAAGGTCGAGGTCGCGCTGCAGCGGCAGAACCGGTCGCTGCTCGAGTCGATGAACCGCCGCGCGCGCCTCCAGTTGCGGCTGCAGCAGACGGTCGAAGGCCTCTCGATCGCGGCGATCACCTACTACGTCGCGGGGCTCGTCGGGTACCTCGCCAAATCCGCGAAGGCGCTGGGCGTGCCGGTCGAACCGGAACTCGCCGTCGGCGCCTCGATTCCGATCGTCGCCCTCGCGCTCGCCCTCGCGTTGCGCCGCGTTCGTCGCGGCCTCGACGGCCCCGCGGCCTGA
- a CDS encoding SCP2 sterol-binding domain-containing protein: protein MTAPARPPRFTVPAPVAWVVSRLPAMPPSFALARALDFGVGRIVSREQVAPLAGRRFALVVRDLDLAMHVASTPAGFRASWPPHAPDVTIAATLADFIALARREEDPDTLFFARRLSIEGDTELGLTLKNLLDGIDWDAIVARLPPLLRYLRPAR from the coding sequence ATGACCGCGCCAGCCCGACCGCCGCGCTTCACCGTTCCCGCGCCGGTCGCGTGGGTGGTCTCGCGACTGCCCGCGATGCCGCCGTCGTTCGCGCTCGCGCGCGCGCTCGACTTCGGCGTCGGGCGCATCGTGTCGCGCGAGCAGGTCGCCCCGCTCGCCGGCAGGCGGTTCGCGCTCGTCGTGCGCGACCTCGACCTCGCGATGCACGTCGCGTCGACGCCTGCGGGCTTCCGCGCGTCATGGCCGCCGCACGCACCCGACGTGACGATCGCGGCCACACTCGCCGACTTCATCGCGCTCGCCCGCCGCGAGGAAGACCCCGACACGCTCTTCTTCGCGCGTCGCCTCTCGATCGAGGGCGACACCGAACTCGGCCTCACGCTCAAGAACCTGCTCGACGGCATCGACTGGGACGCGATCGTCGCGCGCCTGCCGCCGCTCCTCCGCTATCTGCGCCCGGCCCGCTGA
- a CDS encoding U32 family peptidase codes for MKLALGPLQYYWPRRSVLDFYADVASSQVDIVYLGETVCSRRHELRLPDWIEIAGMLASAGKEAVLSTLPLIEAEADLRLVRKLAEQRSFRVEANDLGAVRILAARGGGLPFVAGASLSIYSARMLELVAREGATRWVGPAELSSTAISEIVAGAPAGVETEVLAHGRLPLAYSARCFTARHHGLQKDACEYRCLGLSDGIDLKTREGAPFLTINGTQTQSAGVYTLLAELDALAAAGVGVVRVSPQGEGTFEVLAAFRDAIDGKRRPAEAFADVRTHFPGAPCNGFWHGRAGVEHVA; via the coding sequence ATGAAGCTCGCGCTCGGACCGCTGCAGTACTACTGGCCGCGCCGGTCGGTGCTCGACTTCTACGCGGACGTGGCGTCGTCGCAAGTGGACATCGTGTACTTGGGCGAGACCGTCTGCTCGCGCCGCCACGAACTGCGCCTGCCCGACTGGATCGAGATCGCCGGCATGCTCGCGTCCGCCGGCAAGGAAGCGGTGCTCTCGACGCTGCCGCTGATCGAGGCGGAGGCCGACCTGCGCCTAGTGCGCAAGCTCGCGGAGCAGCGGAGCTTCCGCGTCGAGGCGAACGACCTGGGCGCCGTACGCATCCTCGCGGCGCGCGGCGGGGGCCTGCCGTTCGTCGCGGGCGCGTCGCTGTCGATCTACTCGGCCCGGATGCTCGAACTCGTCGCGCGCGAAGGCGCGACGCGCTGGGTGGGCCCGGCCGAATTGTCGTCCACGGCGATCTCCGAGATCGTCGCGGGCGCGCCGGCGGGGGTCGAGACGGAAGTGCTGGCGCACGGACGGCTGCCGCTCGCCTATTCGGCGCGTTGCTTCACCGCGCGCCACCACGGACTGCAGAAGGACGCCTGCGAGTATCGCTGTCTCGGGCTCTCCGACGGCATCGATCTCAAGACCCGCGAAGGCGCGCCGTTCCTGACGATCAACGGCACGCAGACGCAGTCGGCGGGCGTCTACACGCTGCTCGCCGAACTCGACGCGCTCGCCGCCGCCGGTGTCGGCGTCGTGCGCGTGAGTCCGCAGGGCGAGGGCACGTTCGAGGTGCTCGCCGCCTTCCGCGACGCGATCGACGGGAAGCGGCGGCCCGCGGAGGCGTTCGCCGATGTTCGAACGCACTTCCCCGGCGCGCCCTGCAACGGCTTCTGGCACGGCCGCGCCGGCGTCGAGCACGTCGCATGA
- a CDS encoding U32 family peptidase — MPAAVSPSVRRPELVCPAGGLPALKAAVDHGADCVYVGFRDETNARAFAGLNFDDATMREGVAYAHRRGRKVLVALNTFPSTAAFARWTRAVDRAADLGVDAIICADAALLDYAARTHPDLRLHLSVQASATNHEAIEWYRERFGVRRAVLPRVLSIAQVEHTVASTGVEIEVFGYGSLCVMVEGRCALSAYATGESPNCQGVCSPAKAVRWEPHANGMRTRLNGFLIDAFEGDERPGYPTLCKGRFDVNGEVYYALEEPTSLNTLDLLPELLRIGVAAIKIEGRQRSPAYVAQVARTWREAIDACVATPEAFAALPRWHADLDALAEGQAQTLGAYSRPWR; from the coding sequence ATGCCCGCCGCCGTTTCCCCTTCCGTCCGACGTCCCGAACTCGTGTGCCCCGCCGGCGGCCTGCCGGCGTTGAAGGCCGCGGTCGACCACGGCGCGGACTGCGTCTACGTCGGCTTCCGCGACGAGACCAACGCGCGCGCGTTCGCCGGGCTCAACTTCGACGACGCGACGATGCGCGAGGGCGTCGCCTACGCCCACCGCCGCGGACGCAAGGTGCTCGTCGCGCTCAACACGTTTCCGTCGACCGCGGCGTTCGCGCGCTGGACCCGCGCCGTCGATCGCGCCGCGGATCTCGGCGTCGACGCGATCATCTGCGCGGATGCGGCGCTCCTCGACTACGCGGCGCGCACGCACCCGGATCTTCGCCTTCACCTGTCGGTGCAGGCCTCCGCCACCAACCACGAGGCGATCGAGTGGTACCGCGAGCGCTTCGGCGTGCGTCGCGCGGTGCTGCCGCGCGTGCTCTCGATCGCGCAGGTCGAGCACACGGTCGCATCCACCGGCGTCGAGATCGAGGTGTTCGGCTACGGCAGCCTGTGCGTGATGGTCGAGGGCCGCTGCGCGCTGTCCGCCTATGCGACCGGCGAATCGCCCAACTGCCAGGGCGTCTGCTCGCCGGCGAAGGCGGTGCGCTGGGAGCCGCACGCGAACGGCATGCGCACGCGCCTGAACGGCTTCCTGATCGACGCGTTCGAGGGCGACGAGCGCCCCGGCTACCCGACGCTGTGCAAGGGGCGCTTCGACGTGAACGGCGAGGTGTACTACGCGCTGGAGGAGCCGACGAGCCTCAACACGCTCGACCTCCTGCCCGAACTTCTGCGCATCGGCGTCGCCGCGATCAAGATCGAGGGCCGGCAGCGTTCTCCCGCGTACGTCGCGCAGGTCGCACGCACCTGGCGCGAGGCGATCGACGCCTGCGTCGCGACGCCGGAGGCCTTCGCGGCGCTGCCGCGCTGGCACGCCGACCTCGACGCGCTCGCCGAGGGCCAGGCGCAGACGCTCGGCGCCTACTCGCGGCCGTGGCGATGA
- the alaS gene encoding alanine--tRNA ligase, with protein sequence MTAAEIRRKFVEYFVSKGHTHVASSSLVPGNDPTLLFTNSGMVQFKDVFLGHDKRAYVRATTAQRCVRAGGKHNDLENVGYTARHHTFFEMLGNFSFGDYFKRDAIRYAWELLTVIYELPAEKLWVTVYIDDDEAFDVWANEVGVPRERIVRIGDNKGAKYASDNFWQMADTGPCGPCSEIFYDHGPDVAGGPPGSPDADGDRYIEIWNLVFMQFNRDAQGNMTPLPKPCVDTGMGLERLAAVLQHVHSNYEIDLFVDLIGAAARETGTKDLGSPSLRVIADHIRACAFLVVDGVIPGNEGRGYVLRRIIRRAIRHGYQLGQRQPFFYRLVDELDRLMGEAYPELRRERVRVAQVLKTEEERFGETIVHGMTILDAAIGDMRRAKRTVLDGGTAFTLYDTYGFPFDLTADVLRGHGYTVDEPAFDRAMDAQRERARAASQFKAGGTLAYDGPKTKFDGYDSLTAEARVVALYRDGASVESISTGDRGVVVLSRTPFYAESGGQVGDRGELSRTGACLTLFAVLDTQKIQPDVIGHLGEVKNGEIKVGDTLGASVDGEARGRTMRNHSATHLMHKALREVLGAHVQQKGSLVDAERTRFDFAHHAPMSDDEIRRVEAIVNAEILGNTPTQARTMPIGDAQKEGAMMLFGEKYGDEVRVLDIGTSRELCGGTHVARTGDIGMFKVTGEGGVASGIRRIEATTGKGALAWVQAQERALAGVAAALKAPVGELEARIAQLTEQARAAERELAKLKAKAASSAGDDLAGGAADVGGVKVVAATIDGGDAKSLRETVDKLKEKLRSAAIVLGSVAEGKVTLIAGVTGDLTAKVKAGELVNHVATQVGGKGGGRPDMAQAGGTDPAALPAALESVRGWVAQRL encoded by the coding sequence ATGACCGCCGCCGAGATCCGCCGCAAGTTCGTCGAGTACTTCGTCTCGAAGGGGCACACGCACGTCGCCTCGTCGTCGCTCGTGCCCGGCAACGACCCGACGCTGCTCTTCACCAACTCCGGGATGGTCCAGTTCAAGGACGTGTTCCTGGGTCACGACAAGCGCGCCTACGTGCGCGCGACGACCGCGCAGCGCTGCGTGCGCGCCGGCGGCAAGCACAACGACCTCGAGAACGTGGGCTACACGGCCCGCCACCACACGTTCTTCGAGATGCTCGGCAATTTCAGCTTCGGCGACTATTTCAAGCGCGACGCGATCCGCTACGCGTGGGAACTGCTGACCGTCATCTACGAGCTGCCGGCGGAGAAGCTGTGGGTGACGGTCTACATCGACGACGACGAGGCGTTCGACGTCTGGGCGAACGAGGTCGGCGTCCCGCGCGAGCGCATCGTGCGCATCGGCGACAACAAGGGTGCGAAGTACGCCTCCGACAACTTCTGGCAGATGGCAGACACCGGTCCCTGCGGCCCCTGCTCGGAGATCTTCTACGACCACGGCCCCGACGTCGCGGGCGGCCCGCCCGGATCGCCCGACGCGGACGGCGACCGCTACATCGAGATCTGGAACCTGGTGTTCATGCAGTTCAACCGCGACGCGCAGGGCAACATGACGCCGCTGCCGAAGCCCTGCGTCGACACCGGCATGGGGCTCGAGCGCCTCGCCGCGGTGCTGCAGCACGTGCACTCGAACTACGAGATCGACCTCTTCGTCGACCTGATCGGCGCCGCGGCGCGCGAGACCGGCACGAAGGACCTGGGCTCGCCCAGCCTGCGGGTGATCGCCGACCACATCCGCGCCTGCGCCTTCCTCGTCGTCGACGGCGTGATCCCGGGCAACGAGGGCCGCGGCTACGTGCTGCGCCGGATCATCCGCCGCGCGATCCGCCACGGCTACCAGTTGGGCCAGCGCCAGCCGTTCTTCTACCGCCTCGTCGACGAACTCGACCGGCTGATGGGCGAGGCCTACCCGGAACTGCGGCGCGAGAGGGTCCGCGTCGCGCAGGTGCTGAAGACCGAGGAGGAGCGTTTCGGCGAGACGATCGTCCACGGCATGACGATCCTCGACGCGGCGATCGGCGACATGCGTCGCGCGAAGCGCACGGTGCTCGACGGCGGGACGGCGTTCACGCTCTACGACACCTACGGCTTCCCGTTCGACCTGACCGCCGACGTGCTGCGCGGCCACGGCTACACGGTCGACGAGCCGGCGTTCGACCGCGCGATGGACGCGCAGCGCGAACGCGCGCGCGCCGCGTCGCAGTTCAAGGCCGGAGGGACGCTCGCCTACGACGGCCCGAAGACGAAGTTCGACGGCTACGACTCGCTGACCGCGGAGGCGCGTGTCGTCGCGCTCTACCGGGACGGCGCGAGCGTCGAGTCGATCTCCACCGGCGATCGCGGCGTCGTGGTGCTCTCGCGCACGCCGTTCTACGCCGAGTCGGGCGGCCAGGTCGGCGACCGCGGCGAGCTCTCGCGAACCGGCGCGTGCCTGACGCTCTTCGCGGTCCTCGACACGCAGAAGATCCAGCCCGACGTGATCGGCCACCTGGGCGAGGTGAAGAACGGCGAGATCAAGGTGGGCGACACGCTGGGCGCGAGCGTCGACGGCGAGGCGCGCGGGCGCACGATGCGCAACCACTCGGCGACGCACCTGATGCACAAGGCGCTGCGCGAGGTGCTGGGCGCGCACGTCCAGCAGAAGGGCTCGCTCGTCGACGCCGAGCGCACGCGCTTCGACTTCGCGCACCACGCGCCGATGAGCGACGACGAGATCCGCCGCGTCGAGGCGATCGTCAACGCCGAGATCCTCGGCAACACCCCGACGCAGGCGCGCACGATGCCGATCGGCGACGCGCAGAAGGAGGGTGCGATGATGCTGTTCGGCGAGAAGTACGGCGACGAAGTCCGCGTGCTCGACATCGGAACGTCGCGCGAACTGTGCGGTGGCACGCACGTCGCGCGCACCGGCGACATCGGCATGTTCAAGGTGACCGGCGAGGGCGGTGTCGCCTCCGGCATCCGCCGCATCGAGGCGACGACCGGCAAGGGCGCGCTCGCGTGGGTCCAGGCGCAGGAGCGCGCGCTCGCGGGCGTAGCGGCCGCGCTCAAGGCGCCGGTCGGCGAACTGGAGGCGCGCATCGCGCAGCTGACCGAACAGGCGCGCGCCGCGGAGCGCGAACTCGCGAAGCTCAAGGCGAAGGCGGCGTCCTCGGCCGGCGACGATCTCGCCGGCGGCGCGGCGGACGTGGGCGGCGTCAAGGTCGTCGCGGCCACGATCGACGGCGGGGATGCGAAATCGTTGCGCGAGACGGTCGACAAGCTCAAGGAGAAGCTAAGGAGCGCGGCGATCGTTCTCGGCAGCGTCGCCGAAGGCAAGGTGACGCTGATCGCGGGCGTGACCGGCGACCTGACCGCGAAGGTGAAGGCGGGCGAACTCGTCAACCACGTCGCTACGCAGGTCGGCGGCAAGGGCGGCGGGCGGCCCGACATGGCGCAGGCGGGCGGCACCGATCCGGCGGCGCTGCCGGCGGCGCTCGAGTCGGTGCGCGGCTGGGTGGCGCAGCGGCTCTGA
- a CDS encoding regulatory protein RecX, producing the protein MRRTPSRSADRTPPSALSTAVRMLARREYARAELRARLIARGVSEEAADAALDELAGRGFLSDARYAEALVARKAGRWGARAIAHELREKGVEAGAASSALASLAGRDEVVEALALLRTRYDAPPKDERGKARQVRFLLARGYAMSVALKALRALGSKDPDAR; encoded by the coding sequence ATGCGCCGCACGCCGTCGCGAAGCGCGGATCGCACGCCGCCTTCCGCGCTCTCGACGGCGGTGCGCATGCTCGCCCGACGCGAGTACGCCCGCGCGGAGCTGCGCGCCCGGCTCATCGCGCGCGGCGTGAGCGAGGAGGCCGCCGATGCCGCGCTCGACGAACTCGCCGGGCGCGGGTTCCTGTCGGACGCCCGTTACGCGGAGGCGCTCGTCGCCCGAAAGGCCGGCCGCTGGGGCGCTCGCGCGATCGCGCATGAACTGCGCGAGAAGGGCGTCGAGGCAGGCGCAGCGTCGTCGGCGCTCGCATCGCTCGCGGGCCGCGACGAGGTCGTCGAGGCGCTCGCGCTGCTGCGCACTCGCTACGATGCGCCGCCGAAAGACGAGCGCGGGAAGGCGCGCCAGGTTCGCTTCCTGCTCGCACGCGGCTACGCGATGTCGGTCGCGCTGAAGGCGCTTCGCGCCCTCGGCTCGAAGGATCCGGACGCTCGGTGA